In Methanosarcina barkeri MS, a single window of DNA contains:
- a CDS encoding winged helix-turn-helix domain-containing protein, protein MKSESENGSPESLIMSDDLELAEVKAIRKKLSEMHNDIKKVMEFTSRLRLEAAIERSRQEYSNVLLNHLFEDIDSGLEQNMVKKCPEKQKCTSAFTALLQQNAGLITKNRVDDKSISDNQKKLEELRCEAPYNKCEKCFSEVSSLLIKQINLMRSMRIYTNNQEQKPNISALKTSVVMSEILEPVSNPQRLEILRAVAFEMKSFSAFSELTGLRGGNLLFHLQKLMESGLILQQHERGDYMITEKGFKILQGLNEIYSSLQNYPLQNSSKQRPEKNDLMERKEKTEMTI, encoded by the coding sequence ATGAAAAGCGAAAGTGAGAACGGTTCTCCTGAGTCCCTGATAATGTCCGATGACTTGGAGCTGGCGGAAGTAAAAGCTATTAGAAAAAAGCTTTCTGAAATGCACAATGACATTAAAAAAGTGATGGAATTTACCAGCAGGCTGCGTTTAGAAGCTGCTATTGAAAGATCCAGGCAAGAGTATTCAAATGTTCTTCTCAATCACCTCTTCGAAGACATCGATTCCGGTCTTGAACAGAACATGGTAAAAAAATGCCCTGAAAAGCAAAAATGTACTTCTGCATTTACGGCTCTTCTGCAGCAAAATGCAGGTCTTATAACGAAAAATAGAGTAGATGACAAATCAATATCGGACAACCAAAAAAAACTAGAGGAACTGAGATGCGAAGCTCCTTACAACAAATGTGAAAAATGCTTTTCCGAAGTATCGAGCCTTCTGATAAAACAGATAAACCTTATGCGCTCTATGAGGATTTATACTAACAATCAGGAACAGAAACCGAATATTTCTGCTCTTAAAACATCTGTAGTTATGAGTGAGATCCTCGAGCCGGTCTCAAACCCCCAGCGTCTGGAAATTCTCAGAGCAGTAGCGTTCGAAATGAAAAGTTTCTCTGCTTTTTCCGAACTTACGGGCCTCAGAGGAGGAAATCTGCTCTTCCATCTTCAGAAACTTATGGAAAGCGGGCTGATTCTACAACAGCACGAAAGGGGAGATTATATGATTACTGAGAAAGGTTTCAAGATACTTCAGGGTCTGAACGAAATTTATTCTTCACTTCAAAATTATCCACTTCAAAATTCCTCAAAGCAGAGACCTGAAAAGAACGATCTCATGGAAAGAAAAGAAAAAACAGAGATGACTATTTAA
- a CDS encoding WD40 repeat domain-containing protein, translated as MRQLAGTWLFIVLGLLFGLFADLGAADPVDSDSGNINLSELRAFDLLCRCETGCIVNTVSLSSDGNYLAVGDFNRSVSLFNSKGKKLWNYTTGDIVYTVSISPDGTGVAAGSNDKKAYFFNREGKLLWSYETEGSVNCVVVSSDGSYVAAGSDDGKIYFFNKEGRLLWNFDSGYSVRSIALSRDGSYVTAGGSSYCIYLFDRDGNKIWERKTGSVINCVCITPQAQYVAAGGSNYNVYFLNQKGDFSWIHNPAYWISSVSLTNNGSYLAAGSFDDKVYMFNSTGTKLWDYKVKDDVYSVAISPDASFIAAGSWDDTLYVLDLGGKEFWNCSCGGNINDVFISRDSSALAAASDNGAAYLFERNSTVFAQLFRDARFLSGERLGLPLKESMTATGGIENVVEIASASSGKVSDDIKSSASTESSSRLSELLNFFKYPIFLLLAVLIVAVYLKNRAFKKRIREENLEDFENLDDEKHMPGN; from the coding sequence ATGAGACAGTTAGCAGGAACATGGTTATTTATAGTGCTGGGTCTGCTCTTCGGCCTGTTTGCAGATTTGGGGGCTGCAGATCCTGTTGACTCGGATAGTGGGAACATAAATCTTTCGGAACTCAGAGCTTTTGACCTGCTTTGCAGATGTGAAACAGGATGTATAGTTAATACGGTTTCTCTTTCTTCTGATGGGAATTATCTTGCAGTTGGGGACTTTAATCGTAGTGTTTCTCTTTTTAATTCCAAGGGAAAGAAACTCTGGAATTATACTACTGGGGATATTGTTTACACTGTATCAATTTCTCCCGATGGAACTGGTGTAGCTGCAGGAAGCAACGATAAGAAGGCATACTTTTTTAACAGGGAAGGAAAATTGCTATGGAGTTACGAAACTGAGGGCAGCGTGAATTGTGTTGTGGTCTCTTCCGATGGTTCATATGTGGCTGCAGGCAGTGATGACGGCAAGATTTACTTCTTTAATAAAGAGGGCAGATTATTATGGAATTTTGATTCAGGATATTCCGTCCGCAGTATAGCTCTCTCCAGAGACGGCTCTTACGTTACAGCCGGTGGTTCCAGTTATTGCATTTATCTCTTTGACAGAGACGGAAATAAAATATGGGAACGAAAAACAGGCAGTGTGATCAATTGTGTGTGCATTACTCCACAAGCCCAATATGTGGCTGCTGGAGGTTCCAATTATAATGTCTATTTCCTTAACCAGAAAGGGGATTTTTCCTGGATACACAACCCTGCTTACTGGATCAGTAGCGTTTCCCTGACAAACAACGGCTCGTATCTGGCGGCAGGAAGTTTTGACGATAAAGTCTACATGTTTAACAGCACAGGTACAAAACTCTGGGATTACAAGGTAAAAGATGATGTCTACAGTGTTGCAATTTCACCGGACGCATCATTCATTGCAGCTGGAAGCTGGGACGATACGCTTTATGTGCTCGATCTCGGTGGGAAGGAATTCTGGAACTGCAGTTGCGGAGGAAATATTAATGACGTGTTCATTTCTCGCGATAGCTCGGCCCTTGCTGCAGCGAGTGATAACGGAGCAGCGTATCTTTTTGAGCGAAACTCCACGGTTTTTGCGCAGCTCTTTAGAGATGCGCGTTTCCTTTCAGGAGAAAGGCTCGGACTGCCTTTAAAAGAAAGCATGACAGCAACGGGAGGCATTGAAAATGTAGTTGAGATTGCCTCAGCTTCCTCAGGTAAAGTGTCAGATGATATAAAAAGTTCAGCTTCTACAGAAAGTTCATCAAGGCTTTCGGAACTGCTTAATTTCTTTAAATATCCAATTTTCCTTTTACTGGCAGTTTTAATAGTAGCAGTCTACCTGAAAAACCGGGCCTTTAAAAAACGGATAAGAGAAGAAAACCTAGAAGACTTTGAGAATCTTGATGATGAAAAACACATGCCTGGAAATTAA
- a CDS encoding DUF2795 domain-containing protein, producing the protein MKRSPREIKEYITGRGIGYPANRKDLIKFAEGKQSESDFLDLLKEITEIEYKIEYKIEYKIEYKIEYKIEYKIEYKIEYKIEYNNP; encoded by the coding sequence ATCAAAAGAAGTCCACGCGAGATTAAAGAGTATATAACCGGTAGAGGTATCGGTTATCCTGCAAATCGAAAAGACCTTATAAAGTTTGCTGAAGGAAAGCAGTCAGAAAGTGACTTTCTGGATCTTCTGAAGGAAATAACTGAAATAGAGTACAAAATAGAGTACAAAATAGAGTACAAAATAGAGTACAAAATAGAGTACAAAATAGAGTACAAAATAGAGTACAAAATAGAGTACAAAATAGAGTACAATAACCCCTGA
- a CDS encoding methanogenesis marker 8 protein codes for MPHIMELLGKTRVVVKDGKVIEVGEPEVEWCPLFAKVRGIKKITPEEVKKNMEFRISDFGMFTDKRRLELEDFVGFGASEVMMTGLSRGLLDTTVTACEGAGTVISNNPTLVQGMGGRMSGLVETEPIDAIINGIQERGGIVLDPSTAKMDPIAGVKKAAELGYKKIAVTAAFAETAKELRKLEAELGLDLIVIGVHVTGLNKEEAQSLVENSDIVTSCASKPIRDLVKPLAQVGTAVPLFALTQKGKELVIERAKDIKSPILINTMALPVLPDYKQPKELK; via the coding sequence ATGCCTCATATAATGGAACTGCTTGGAAAAACAAGAGTCGTCGTAAAAGATGGAAAGGTTATCGAAGTCGGAGAGCCTGAAGTCGAATGGTGCCCTCTCTTTGCCAAAGTCCGTGGGATCAAGAAAATAACCCCTGAAGAAGTCAAGAAGAATATGGAATTCAGGATCAGCGACTTCGGGATGTTTACTGACAAACGCCGTCTGGAACTAGAAGACTTTGTAGGATTTGGAGCATCTGAAGTTATGATGACAGGCCTTAGCAGAGGTCTGCTTGACACGACCGTAACAGCCTGTGAAGGCGCAGGTACCGTAATTTCCAATAACCCGACTCTCGTTCAGGGCATGGGCGGCAGGATGTCCGGTCTGGTCGAAACCGAACCGATTGATGCTATCATAAACGGGATTCAGGAACGCGGCGGAATCGTGCTTGACCCTTCAACTGCAAAAATGGACCCTATTGCGGGAGTTAAGAAGGCAGCAGAACTCGGGTATAAAAAAATTGCAGTAACTGCAGCTTTTGCTGAAACTGCAAAAGAGTTACGGAAACTTGAAGCCGAACTCGGGCTTGATTTGATAGTAATTGGCGTACATGTCACAGGTTTAAACAAGGAAGAAGCCCAGAGCCTGGTGGAAAATTCAGATATTGTGACCAGTTGTGCTTCAAAGCCTATAAGAGATCTCGTAAAACCTCTTGCCCAGGTGGGAACTGCAGTTCCTCTTTTTGCCCTTACCCAGAAAGGAAAGGAACTTGTGATAGAGAGAGCAAAGGATATCAAAAGCCCGATTCTGATCAATACGATGGCTCTACCTGTGCTGCCTGATTACAAACAGCCAAAGGAACTGAAGTAA
- a CDS encoding CDC48 family AAA ATPase: MADREKITAKLKVAEADQRDVGKGIVRVDDSFREKLGLKPFDVVEIRGGKSTSALVGRPYPSDSGLDIIRMDGLIRTNAKTSIGEYVDIRKADWKEARSVTLAPVAKGLQIYAPSETLKAVFMNRTVSKGDFISTTSLRRSRERETFGKGVMFEDFFQDFFGPGMGQSFGLGEIKLQVVSTSPSGIVKITDMTEIELLPEAAEITPEQNVPTVMYEDLGGVKEAITKIREMIELPLKHPELFDRLGIDAPKGVLLYGPPGTGKTMLAKAVANETDAYFISVNGPEIMSKYYGESEKGIRDVFEEAEKNAPAIIFLDEIDSIAPKRAEVTGEVERRVVAQLLSLMDGLKARKNVIVIGSTNRPEAIDMALRRPGRFDREIELRVPDTEGRLEIFQIHTRGMPLAENVNLMDFAQITYGFVGADIAALCREAAMSSLRRILPKINLNEPEIPSEILDTLRVTREDFENALKDVQPSAIREILIEIPNVSWEDVGGLEGVKQLLKEAVEWPLKSPESYRDIGVEAPKGVLLYGPPGTGKTLLAKAIAHESEANFITAKGSDLLSKWYGESEKRIAEVFSRARQVAPSIIFLDELDSLAPIRGAAIGEPQVTARILNQLLSEMDGLEELRAVVVIGATNRPDIIDPALLRPGRFDELILVPVPDAGARKEIFRVHTAKMSLAEDVDIDKLVSMTDQYTGADIAAVCKKAGRDALREDLHAKEVKQKHFLQSIAETGPSVTPDTMKYYQAVHSGLRKRQSKEIETPFYI, from the coding sequence TTGGCTGACAGGGAAAAGATAACTGCAAAACTAAAAGTTGCAGAAGCTGATCAAAGAGATGTCGGAAAAGGAATAGTTAGGGTCGACGATAGTTTCAGGGAAAAGCTGGGCCTCAAGCCCTTTGACGTTGTGGAAATAAGAGGGGGAAAATCGACTTCAGCTCTGGTAGGACGTCCATATCCCAGCGATTCGGGCCTGGATATTATCCGTATGGACGGGCTTATCCGTACCAATGCAAAAACCAGCATAGGGGAGTATGTGGATATTCGCAAGGCCGACTGGAAAGAAGCAAGGAGTGTAACTCTCGCGCCTGTAGCTAAGGGCTTGCAGATCTATGCTCCAAGTGAAACTCTTAAAGCCGTATTCATGAATCGTACGGTTTCTAAGGGAGATTTTATTTCCACCACAAGTTTGAGGCGGTCACGGGAAAGAGAGACTTTTGGAAAAGGAGTTATGTTCGAGGATTTCTTTCAGGACTTTTTTGGTCCAGGTATGGGGCAGTCATTTGGGCTGGGAGAAATAAAGTTACAGGTTGTCTCCACTTCCCCGTCCGGGATAGTAAAGATTACAGATATGACAGAGATTGAACTCTTACCTGAAGCTGCAGAAATAACTCCTGAACAGAATGTTCCCACTGTCATGTATGAGGATCTGGGTGGGGTTAAAGAGGCTATTACCAAAATAAGAGAAATGATAGAGCTACCTTTGAAGCATCCTGAACTTTTTGACAGGCTGGGAATCGATGCTCCAAAAGGAGTACTGCTTTATGGACCGCCTGGAACAGGCAAGACAATGCTTGCAAAAGCAGTTGCAAACGAGACAGATGCTTACTTTATCTCAGTCAATGGTCCGGAAATTATGTCCAAGTATTATGGAGAGTCCGAAAAAGGTATCAGAGACGTCTTCGAAGAAGCAGAGAAAAACGCTCCTGCAATCATTTTCCTTGATGAAATCGATTCCATTGCACCTAAGAGGGCTGAGGTGACTGGAGAGGTCGAAAGAAGAGTAGTTGCTCAACTCCTTTCCCTGATGGATGGGCTTAAAGCTCGCAAGAACGTGATTGTGATAGGGTCAACCAACCGTCCTGAAGCAATTGATATGGCACTTCGTCGCCCTGGTAGATTTGACAGAGAGATTGAGTTAAGGGTTCCGGACACCGAAGGAAGGCTTGAGATTTTCCAGATTCACACAAGAGGTATGCCGCTTGCCGAAAACGTAAATCTTATGGACTTCGCTCAGATAACTTATGGGTTTGTAGGAGCTGACATTGCTGCGCTTTGTCGGGAAGCTGCAATGAGTTCCTTGAGACGGATTCTACCGAAGATTAACCTCAATGAACCTGAAATTCCAAGTGAGATCCTTGACACACTTCGGGTCACAAGGGAAGATTTTGAAAATGCCCTTAAAGATGTCCAGCCGTCTGCTATAAGAGAAATCCTTATCGAGATTCCTAATGTGAGCTGGGAAGATGTAGGTGGTCTGGAGGGTGTAAAACAACTTTTGAAGGAAGCTGTGGAGTGGCCTCTTAAAAGTCCGGAATCGTACAGGGATATAGGAGTTGAGGCTCCCAAAGGAGTGCTTCTATATGGTCCTCCGGGTACTGGAAAGACTCTTCTTGCAAAAGCCATTGCCCATGAGTCTGAAGCTAACTTCATCACCGCAAAAGGAAGCGATCTTCTCTCCAAGTGGTATGGAGAGTCTGAAAAAAGGATTGCCGAGGTTTTTTCACGGGCAAGGCAGGTTGCTCCATCTATTATTTTCCTGGACGAACTCGACTCTCTTGCGCCCATTCGCGGGGCTGCCATAGGTGAGCCACAGGTTACAGCTAGAATCCTGAATCAGCTTCTTTCCGAGATGGATGGGCTTGAGGAACTTAGAGCTGTAGTGGTAATAGGTGCAACCAACCGTCCTGATATCATAGATCCTGCTCTTCTAAGGCCTGGACGTTTTGACGAGTTAATTCTTGTTCCCGTTCCGGATGCGGGAGCTCGCAAGGAAATTTTTAGGGTCCATACCGCAAAAATGTCGCTTGCAGAGGATGTTGATATCGACAAACTCGTTTCTATGACCGATCAGTATACAGGTGCTGATATTGCAGCTGTGTGCAAAAAGGCAGGAAGAGATGCACTTCGCGAAGACCTTCATGCCAAAGAAGTAAAGCAGAAACATTTCCTTCAATCGATTGCTGAAACCGGGCCTTCGGTTACTCCTGATACCATGAAATATTACCAAGCTGTACATAGTGGCCTGAGAAAAAGACAGTCAAAAGAAATAGAGACACCATTTTATATCTGA
- a CDS encoding sugar O-acetyltransferase: MREKEKMLAGKPYRAFGEELLAERQAAKELIFEFNALHPSKIEQRNKIIKRLFGKTGENFIIESPFRCDYGYNISIGENFYANYNCTILDCAKVTIGDNAFIGPNLSLFTAGHPVHPDVRNTQLEYAVPIFIGNNVWLGGGTIVNPGVTIGDNTVIGSGSVVTKDIPANVIAAGNPCRVRRTITEKDKSDFLKTLSNE, encoded by the coding sequence ATGAGAGAAAAAGAAAAAATGCTGGCAGGCAAACCATATAGAGCTTTTGGAGAAGAACTGCTTGCAGAACGTCAGGCTGCAAAGGAGTTGATTTTTGAATTTAATGCTCTGCACCCCAGCAAAATTGAACAACGCAATAAAATTATTAAAAGACTTTTTGGCAAAACTGGTGAGAACTTCATTATTGAATCACCTTTTCGCTGTGACTACGGATATAATATTTCTATCGGGGAGAACTTTTATGCCAATTATAATTGTACAATTCTCGACTGCGCTAAGGTTACTATAGGTGACAACGCTTTTATTGGACCCAATTTGAGTCTTTTTACTGCAGGACATCCCGTGCATCCGGATGTGCGGAATACCCAGTTGGAATATGCCGTTCCTATTTTCATAGGCAACAATGTTTGGCTTGGCGGTGGCACTATTGTGAATCCGGGGGTTACCATTGGTGATAATACTGTCATTGGTTCTGGAAGCGTAGTAACAAAGGATATTCCGGCCAATGTAATAGCTGCTGGCAATCCGTGTAGGGTGAGACGCACCATTACAGAAAAAGATAAAAGTGATTTTCTGAAAACGTTATCCAATGAATAA
- a CDS encoding phenylacetate--CoA ligase family protein has product MKYWQPKYETMNPEELKKLQLKRLQHSVKLVYDNVPFYRQNYKAAGVTPEDIKTLEDIRKLPFTRKTDLRDNYPFGLFAAKKEDIVRIHASSGTSGKPTVVGYTAKDIETWSDMIARDLTMIGLSKGDTIQNSMNYGLFTGGIGFHYGIERMGAMVVPAATGNTARQLEMMIDFGVTAIHCTPSYAFYLAETAEEMDLIDKLSLKAAIFGGEPWSENTRKQLEKRLNLKAYDCYGLSEMFGPGIGFECQEQDGLHIWSDNFLVEVLDKNGEQVSEGEKGELVLTSINKEGFCNIRYRSGDMTRLLESECECGRTTTRISRLMGRADDMLIVRGINVFPSQIQDVISRIPQVGEHFQLILDRNNHMLDELTIEVELEDNAFTGDLKDLKAIQNYVQHELKAVLNIRTNVELLEKGSIERTAGKAKRIIDRRPEL; this is encoded by the coding sequence ATGAAATACTGGCAGCCGAAATACGAAACAATGAATCCCGAAGAACTGAAAAAATTACAGCTAAAACGTCTTCAACACAGCGTAAAGCTGGTCTATGACAACGTTCCTTTTTACAGGCAAAATTACAAAGCAGCCGGAGTCACTCCCGAGGACATCAAGACCCTTGAAGATATCCGTAAATTGCCTTTCACGCGGAAAACCGACCTTCGGGACAACTATCCTTTTGGGCTTTTTGCTGCCAAAAAAGAAGACATAGTACGTATCCATGCCTCGTCCGGAACCAGCGGAAAGCCAACCGTTGTCGGGTACACGGCAAAAGATATCGAGACCTGGTCGGACATGATCGCCCGCGATCTCACAATGATTGGGCTTTCAAAAGGTGACACCATCCAGAACTCAATGAATTACGGGCTCTTTACCGGAGGCATAGGCTTCCACTACGGCATAGAAAGAATGGGCGCAATGGTCGTACCGGCTGCAACGGGAAACACCGCTCGGCAGCTCGAGATGATGATCGACTTCGGCGTAACCGCAATCCACTGTACCCCTTCCTATGCCTTTTACTTGGCCGAAACAGCCGAAGAAATGGACCTTATAGACAAACTCTCCTTAAAAGCCGCTATCTTTGGAGGAGAGCCTTGGTCGGAAAACACGCGGAAGCAGCTCGAAAAGCGGCTCAACCTCAAAGCCTACGACTGCTACGGCCTGTCGGAAATGTTCGGGCCAGGAATCGGGTTTGAATGCCAGGAGCAGGACGGGCTGCATATCTGGAGCGACAACTTCCTTGTCGAAGTCCTTGACAAAAACGGAGAACAGGTCTCAGAAGGCGAAAAAGGTGAACTTGTCCTTACTTCCATCAACAAGGAAGGCTTCTGCAATATCCGATACCGTTCAGGTGACATGACAAGGCTTCTTGAATCCGAATGCGAGTGCGGCAGGACAACCACCAGAATTTCTCGCCTCATGGGCAGAGCCGACGACATGCTGATCGTAAGAGGTATCAACGTGTTCCCCTCCCAGATCCAGGATGTCATTTCCCGCATCCCGCAGGTAGGTGAACACTTCCAGCTTATCCTTGACCGCAACAATCACATGCTCGATGAACTTACAATCGAAGTCGAACTTGAAGATAATGCTTTTACCGGCGACCTCAAAGACCTTAAAGCCATCCAGAACTATGTTCAGCACGAACTCAAAGCTGTCCTGAATATCCGCACAAATGTTGAGCTCCTTGAGAAAGGCAGCATCGAAAGGACAGCAGGAAAGGCAAAGAGAATCATCGACAGGCGCCCAGAGCTCTAA
- a CDS encoding MTH865 family protein: MTVKDDIHGQIVAGLKDAKFPINTPEELLAAFPAGADTTCRSGNLEVTAGEAGKLLTPADFPFRDAKKVADTIVERAGL; this comes from the coding sequence ATGACTGTAAAAGATGATATTCACGGGCAGATCGTTGCAGGCCTTAAAGATGCAAAGTTTCCTATAAATACCCCTGAAGAACTGCTTGCTGCATTTCCTGCAGGTGCGGATACTACATGCAGGTCGGGCAACCTTGAAGTTACTGCAGGAGAAGCAGGAAAATTGCTGACTCCAGCAGATTTTCCATTCAGAGACGCAAAAAAAGTAGCAGACACAATAGTTGAAAGAGCAGGGCTTTAA
- a CDS encoding right-handed parallel beta-helix repeat-containing protein, with translation MVLRITFIEDYHNRWRFGAAFVVFLFLFSASVGSAEVIYVEPENSIQAAVNNSTAGDLVIVKTGEYQENIVVNVSGIKISSEFEDPENVLIRTRDRNASVFQIKADNVTVSGFNITGSGEVSNVSVSTISNVSGSSNFSEMGNDSSYSNNSNDSNNSNDSNNSNDSNNSNDSNNSNNSNNSENASLGQVSSSGSDKPAYQWDGFGCPAAGICLEQVNNCTVENNRFFENRYGVYLQDSRNSTVLKNTFFRNGIWLDEGCGKNLLINNAIEESTLIIGAHCWDNIMFQNRVSNGEGISIACCGGNNLVSRNEIINCSNGIDMYDVQARTILRDNLILGCRNGIYLTFVFDSRVYNNTISNGSTGIYLREDCHDNELSNNTITMSNESGIYFLDYSAANRIYNNYFNNSVNVKAENTKGNIWNTTQSPRPNIVGGLNLGGNFWANPEGTGFSQVSNDSNSDGICDLPLQINGSDFDYLPLARPPFVTGVDLEVTIGMPEPNNTSDISIEIDRDTLNLGTMPSKQSTEQISKPQVLTIRNTGISNVRISAEVSESSDAVFSKGIYISSRFWPDFSEVIANNTSKALEIELKVPMNYSENGTKKGSLVFLAENI, from the coding sequence TTGGTTCTGAGAATCACGTTTATTGAAGATTATCACAACAGGTGGAGATTCGGTGCTGCATTTGTTGTCTTCTTATTTCTGTTTTCAGCAAGTGTTGGAAGTGCAGAGGTTATTTACGTAGAACCAGAAAATTCGATCCAGGCTGCAGTAAATAACTCTACGGCCGGAGATCTAGTTATTGTGAAAACCGGGGAATATCAGGAGAATATTGTTGTCAATGTTTCAGGAATAAAGATCAGTTCGGAGTTTGAGGACCCTGAAAATGTGCTTATAAGGACGAGGGATAGAAATGCCAGCGTGTTTCAGATTAAAGCTGATAATGTAACTGTCAGCGGCTTCAATATAACCGGGTCAGGTGAAGTTTCCAACGTTTCTGTCTCCACCATCTCTAATGTTTCAGGTTCTTCAAACTTTTCCGAAATGGGCAATGATTCTAGTTATTCCAATAACTCCAATGATTCCAATAACTCCAATGATTCCAATAACTCCAATGATTCCAATAACTCCAATGATTCCAATAATTCCAATAATTCCAATAATTCAGAGAACGCCAGTCTGGGGCAGGTTTCCAGTTCAGGGTCAGATAAGCCTGCTTACCAATGGGATGGGTTTGGTTGTCCTGCAGCAGGGATTTGCCTTGAGCAGGTTAACAACTGCACAGTCGAGAATAATAGATTTTTCGAAAATAGGTACGGGGTTTATCTGCAGGATTCCAGGAATAGTACAGTCTTGAAGAATACTTTTTTCCGCAATGGCATCTGGCTTGATGAAGGGTGCGGCAAAAACCTGCTGATAAATAATGCTATTGAAGAGAGCACCCTCATTATTGGGGCTCACTGCTGGGACAATATAATGTTCCAGAATCGGGTTTCAAACGGCGAGGGAATAAGTATTGCCTGTTGTGGTGGAAACAACCTCGTCTCGAGAAATGAAATCATAAACTGTAGTAATGGAATTGACATGTATGACGTTCAGGCAAGGACCATCCTACGTGACAACCTGATTCTAGGTTGTCGGAACGGGATTTATCTAACCTTTGTCTTCGATTCCAGAGTTTATAATAACACGATTTCTAACGGAAGTACAGGCATTTATTTAAGAGAGGACTGCCACGACAATGAACTGTCTAACAATACAATAACAATGAGTAACGAATCTGGCATTTACTTTCTGGACTACAGTGCAGCTAACCGCATTTATAATAACTACTTCAATAATAGCGTAAATGTGAAAGCCGAGAATACTAAAGGAAATATCTGGAATACTACACAGTCGCCAAGGCCAAATATAGTAGGGGGTCTAAACCTGGGAGGAAATTTCTGGGCAAATCCAGAGGGAACCGGCTTCTCTCAGGTCTCAAACGATTCAAACTCGGATGGGATCTGCGATTTGCCACTCCAGATTAATGGAAGCGATTTCGATTATCTTCCACTTGCCAGACCTCCTTTCGTAACCGGGGTAGATCTAGAGGTCACAATCGGAATGCCTGAACCAAATAATACCTCGGACATTTCCATTGAAATCGACAGAGATACCCTCAATTTAGGAACCATGCCTTCAAAGCAGTCAACAGAACAGATAAGTAAACCACAGGTTTTGACAATAAGGAACACAGGAATAAGTAATGTCAGGATTTCCGCTGAGGTTAGTGAGTCTTCAGATGCAGTTTTTTCTAAAGGTATTTATATTTCTTCCCGTTTCTGGCCAGACTTTTCTGAAGTAATTGCAAACAACACAAGTAAAGCTCTGGAAATTGAACTTAAAGTTCCGATGAACTACTCTGAAAATGGCACTAAAAAAGGATCTCTTGTTTTCCTGGCTGAAAATATTTGA
- a CDS encoding tetratricopeptide repeat protein has protein sequence MSREIGDRRGEGNRLGNLGLAYYRLGEPRKAIEFLKQSLAIGKAIEDPRIISFCEKKLKELYGIEDNENSNYYPAPNNSPDSRCPPASKNILQTIISKLKSKK, from the coding sequence ATTTCAAGAGAAATTGGGGACAGACGCGGAGAAGGAAATCGCCTTGGAAATCTGGGGTTAGCATACTATAGGCTGGGTGAACCCAGAAAAGCAATTGAATTTTTGAAGCAATCCCTTGCTATAGGAAAAGCTATTGAAGACCCGAGGATAATTAGCTTTTGTGAGAAGAAATTGAAAGAACTTTATGGGATTGAAGATAATGAAAACTCAAACTATTATCCCGCCCCTAATAATTCTCCAGATTCAAGATGTCCTCCGGCTTCAAAAAATATACTTCAGACTATTATCAGCAAGCTGAAGTCCAAAAAGTAA